A stretch of Fusarium poae strain DAOMC 252244 chromosome 2, whole genome shotgun sequence DNA encodes these proteins:
- a CDS encoding hypothetical protein (SECRETED:SignalP(1-18)): MKFSAALFTLIATTGVSAAPAEEKSVNMMAASPQWTIRDAKRYCRSDDSICNWKFGIDTGNNKPYECRHDVKGPGASKKRSAGPTTCGDFTVTSGWSDVFGADNGFTTLSVVSNSKRQIIWPAYTDKQLAGAKIVKPDQSYAPASLPK, translated from the coding sequence atgaagtTCTCCGCTGCTCTCTTCACCCTCATCGCCACCACCGGCGTCTCCGCTGCCCCCGCAGAGGAAAAGTCCGTCAACATGATGGCCGCCTCTCCCCAATGGACCATCCGCGACGCCAAGCGCTACTGCCGCTCCGACGACTCCATCTGCAACTGGAAGTTTGGCATCGACACCGGCAACAACAAGCCCTACGAGTGCCGCCACGACGTCAAGGGCCCCGGCGCCTCCAAGAAGCGCTCCGCCGGCCCCACCACGTGCGGTGACTTTACCGTTACCTCTGGCTGGAGTGATGTTTTCGGCGCCGACAACGGCTTCACTACTCTCTCTGTCGTTTCCAACTCCAAGCGTCAGATCATCTGGCCTGCTTACACCGACAAGCAGCTCGCTGGTGCCAAGATTGTCAAGCCTGATCAGTCTTATGCTCCTGCTTCGCTTCCCAAATAA
- a CDS encoding hypothetical protein (SECRETED:SignalP(1-26)~TransMembrane:1 (n10-21c26/27o446-469i)~CAZy:GH76), with amino-acid sequence MLFSSPKGFIAQATLLGGLLVQSVEAQYYKIGTKDEIKQSARTLAYDLMLQYDGNTTGMIPGILPGPPTEYKGDYYWWEGGAMMGTYIDYWKLTGDSSYNKVVMEGMLHQTGEGRDYMPSNHSASLGNDDQGFWGMSAMLAAENKFPNPPEDQPQWLALAQAVWTTQANPERHDDECNGGMRWQIPFTNSGYDYKNTIANGCFFNIGARLARYTGNETYAKHAEETWEWLWGVNYIDHERWLVYDGGHVGKNCTDINKATFSYNAAILIQGAAFMYNFTNGSTVWEDRITKLLDATLKNFFPKDIMYEVPCEGRKGACSTDMLSFKGYVHRWLAVTTQVAPFTAKKILPVLKTSTEAAVKQCTGGDSGRACGFYWSGGEFVDVAVDETSGAGEQMNVLAAVSSLLIEDAEPPATNSTGGISKGDPNAGKDSHDNPEPTPITTADRAGAGILTFLVLAGGLGTFVWMCAFD; translated from the exons ATGTTGTTTTCTTCACCAAAGGGCTTCATCGCCCAAGCTACGCTGTTGGGAGGGCTACTGGTTCAATCAGTCGAGGCACAGTACTACAAGATTGGAACAAAGG ACGAGATCAAACAATCGGCGCGCACACTCGCTTACGATCTTATGCTACAATATGACGGAAACACAACGGGCATGATTCCCGGTATCTTGCCCGGTCCTCCAACAGAATACAAGGGCGATTACTACTGGTGGGAAGGAGGAGCAATGATGGGAACATATATCG ATTACTGGAAACTCACAGGCGACTCGAGCTACAACAAGGTGGTGATGGAGGGTATGCTTCACCAGACAGGAGAAGGTCGCGACTACATGCCCAGCAACCACAGTGCCTCCCTCGGAAACGACGATCAAGGCTTCTGGGGAATGTCAGCCATGCTCGCAGCCGAAAACAAGTTCCCCAATCCGCCCGAGGACCAACCTCAATGGCTCGCCCTGGCGCAGGCCGTCTGGACGACGCAGGCTAACCCTGAGCGACACGACGACGAGTGTAATGGTGGAATGCGATGGCAGATTCCTTTCACCAACTCTGGATACGATTACAAGAACA CTATCGCCAACGGATGCTTCTTCAATATTGGCGCTCGTCTTGCAAGATATACCGGAAACGAAACTTATGCTAAACATGCTGAGGAGACATGGGAGTGGCTCTGGGGCGTCAACTACATTGATCACGAGAGGTGGTTGGTCTACGATGGTGGACACGTTGGAAAGAACTGTACCGACATCAACAAAGCCACTTTTTCTTACAACGCTGCTATTCTCATCCAGGGCGCTGCGTTCATGTACAACTTT ACAAACGGATCCACAGTCTGGGAAGACCGCATCACCAAACTCCTCGACGCAACTCTCAAAAACTTCTTCCCCAAAGACATCATGTACGAAGTCCCCTGCGAAGGCCGCAAGGGCGCCTGCTCCACAGACATGTTGTCATTCAAGGGCTACGTGCACCGCTGGTTAGCAGTGACAACCCAAGTCGCACCCTTCACCGCGAAAAAGATCCTCCCCGTCCTCAAGACCTCGACAGAAGCAGCCGTGAAGCAATGCACGGGTGGTGATTCCGGTCGCGCATGTGGCTTTTACTGGAGCGGTGGTGAGTTTGTTGATGTAGCTGTTGATGAGACAAGTGGAGCGGGTGAACAAATGAATGTGCTGGCAGCTGTGTCGAGTTTGTTAATTGAGGACGCTGAACCACCTGCGACGAACAGTACTGGTGGTATCTCCAAGGGTGATCCCAACGCTGGAAAGGATTCGCATGATAACCCTGAGCCTACACCCATCACGACGGCTGATCGCGCGGGAGCTGGAATCCTCACGTTCCTTGTCCTCGCTGGTGGTTTGGGAACATTTGTTTGGATGTGTGCTTTTGACTAA